One window from the genome of Haladaptatus paucihalophilus DX253 encodes:
- a CDS encoding NOP5/NOP56 family protein — translation MTESDAETAGGELGWFAGVEPDDVEDGARAIREGSADAPADWPERAVKAGFAEDDADYYAKLRKATIRATRDAVTERERADDRQLVHAVRAMDDCESEANELAERVAEWAGTLYPDAGTGVGYARELAESDPETPVEERVVSLAERVADLADERDTLRSFVERQAPAVAPNLATLADPVLAARLIALAGGLESLAKMPGGTVQVLGAENALFAHLRGHASSPKHGIIYTHEAVRAAPPDQRGSAARTLSGKLVIAARIDHYSGEHNPELKAELDRRMDAIQSRGDE, via the coding sequence ATGACCGAATCGGACGCCGAGACGGCGGGTGGCGAACTGGGGTGGTTCGCGGGCGTCGAACCGGACGACGTGGAGGACGGCGCGCGCGCCATCCGGGAGGGGAGCGCCGACGCACCGGCGGACTGGCCCGAGCGGGCCGTCAAAGCCGGGTTTGCCGAGGACGACGCGGACTACTACGCGAAGCTTCGAAAAGCTACCATCCGAGCGACGCGGGACGCGGTGACGGAGCGCGAACGGGCGGACGACCGCCAACTCGTGCACGCGGTGCGCGCGATGGACGACTGTGAATCGGAGGCGAACGAACTCGCTGAACGCGTCGCGGAGTGGGCGGGAACGCTGTATCCCGACGCCGGAACGGGCGTCGGATACGCCCGCGAACTCGCCGAGAGCGACCCCGAAACGCCGGTCGAGGAGCGGGTGGTGTCGCTGGCGGAGCGGGTCGCGGACCTCGCCGACGAGCGCGATACACTCCGGTCGTTCGTGGAGCGACAGGCACCGGCGGTCGCGCCGAATCTCGCCACGCTCGCCGACCCGGTGCTCGCCGCGCGACTCATTGCGCTGGCCGGGGGACTCGAATCGCTGGCGAAGATGCCGGGCGGGACGGTACAGGTGCTCGGCGCGGAGAACGCGCTGTTCGCACACCTCCGCGGACACGCCTCCTCGCCGAAACACGGCATCATCTACACGCACGAAGCGGTTCGGGCGGCCCCACCGGACCAGCGCGGGTCGGCGGCGCGCACGCTGTCCGGGAAACTCGTCATCGCGGCGCGAATCGACCACTACTCGGGCGAACACAACCCGGAACTGAAGGCGGAACTCGACCGCCGGATGGACGCGATTCAGTCGCGGGGTGACGAATGA
- a CDS encoding fibrillarin-like rRNA/tRNA 2'-O-methyltransferase: MTLPDGVERRTFGGDDRLATKGHPVYGEPTDGDWRCWDARRSKLAAMLEHGMDTGLDGGETVLYLGAASGTTVSHVADFSGPTYAVEFAPRPTRDLLDAVDARENLFPLLKDARKPETYAHVVESDVEVLVQDVATRGQARVACENARFLREDGRLLLAIKARSEDVASDPETVFERALDTLREGYEIIETRRLEPFHVDHLGVVAVPRKV, translated from the coding sequence ATGACGCTCCCCGATGGCGTCGAACGGCGGACGTTCGGCGGCGACGACCGACTGGCGACGAAGGGTCACCCGGTCTACGGCGAACCGACCGACGGGGACTGGCGCTGTTGGGACGCTCGGCGCTCGAAGTTAGCCGCCATGCTGGAACACGGGATGGACACCGGTCTGGACGGTGGCGAGACGGTGCTCTACCTCGGAGCGGCGAGCGGAACGACGGTGAGCCACGTCGCCGACTTCTCCGGGCCGACGTACGCGGTCGAATTCGCACCGCGACCGACCCGCGACCTGCTCGACGCGGTGGACGCCCGCGAAAATCTCTTTCCGCTGCTGAAGGACGCGCGAAAACCCGAGACGTACGCGCACGTCGTCGAATCTGACGTCGAGGTGCTCGTTCAGGACGTGGCGACGCGGGGACAGGCCCGCGTGGCCTGTGAAAACGCGCGGTTCCTTCGGGAGGACGGTCGGCTACTTCTCGCCATCAAAGCCCGAAGCGAGGACGTGGCGAGCGACCCGGAAACCGTGTTCGAGCGCGCGCTCGACACGCTTCGGGAGGGGTACGAAATCATCGAAACCCGACGACTCG